A genomic region of Thermoanaerobaculia bacterium contains the following coding sequences:
- a CDS encoding class I SAM-dependent methyltransferase, with translation MSKPSFAAAVDQAWAGGAGAWTSTAGGHWLEHPLVRRRIHQKVSGRPDLDIYGWFLEILDSLGVARPVASALTLGSGDGRLERGLAPQRFARRHLGLDLSAGAVASANAAAAGLSQISYEVADLNHPNFPQAPYDIVLGVSSVHHVERLEELLLAVERALVPGGLLFLNEFVGPKRFQWSRRQLECATCLLGLLPERYRRAGEGGEIHRQPFAPSAEAVIAADPSESVRSDEILPLVAERFDILERRDLGGTLLHLVLEGIARRFDPAKPEDVRWLNLLFEAEDALIASGELTSDFAVVVARRR, from the coding sequence ATGTCGAAGCCGTCGTTCGCAGCCGCCGTCGATCAGGCCTGGGCCGGGGGAGCCGGCGCCTGGACGTCGACCGCCGGCGGCCACTGGCTCGAGCATCCGCTGGTGCGGCGCCGGATTCACCAGAAAGTGTCGGGCCGGCCGGATCTCGACATCTACGGCTGGTTCCTCGAGATTCTGGACAGTCTGGGCGTCGCGCGCCCGGTGGCTTCCGCCCTGACCCTCGGATCGGGCGACGGCCGACTCGAGCGCGGGCTCGCACCGCAGCGCTTCGCCCGCCGCCACCTCGGTCTCGACCTCTCCGCCGGCGCCGTCGCCTCGGCGAACGCCGCCGCCGCCGGTCTCTCGCAGATCTCGTACGAGGTGGCCGATCTCAACCACCCGAACTTCCCGCAGGCACCCTACGACATCGTGCTGGGGGTGTCGTCAGTGCATCATGTCGAGCGCCTCGAGGAGCTCCTTCTCGCGGTCGAGCGCGCGCTCGTGCCGGGCGGGCTGCTCTTCCTCAACGAGTTCGTCGGGCCGAAGCGGTTTCAATGGAGCCGCCGCCAACTCGAATGCGCGACCTGCCTGCTCGGCCTCCTGCCCGAGCGCTATCGCCGCGCCGGGGAGGGCGGAGAGATCCATCGCCAGCCGTTCGCCCCCAGCGCCGAAGCCGTCATCGCCGCCGACCCGTCCGAATCGGTGCGCTCGGACGAGATCCTCCCGCTGGTGGCCGAACGCTTCGACATTCTGGAACGGCGCGATCTCGGTGGAACGCTGCTGCACCTCGTCCTCGAGGGGATCGCCCGCCGCTTCGACCCGGCGAAGCCCGAGGACGTGCGTTGGCTGAATCTGCTGTTCGAGGCCGAGGACGCCCTCATCGCTTCGGGCGAGCTCACGAGCGACTTCGCGGTCGTCGTCGCCCGCCGGCGATGA